A segment of the Acidobacteriota bacterium genome:
GCGACGTGTCGGCTGACCGCTCCTGCAGCATCCACCAGACGACTGCCGGGAAGGCCAACAGGAGCATCCCGCCGACCCAACGCCATATGTTCGTCTGAGCTCGTGGCGGAGGCGAATCCACTCCGGCCTCAGGCGCTCCGGAAGTGTGCTGACCGACTCGCTCGAGGGGAGCGATGAAGCGGTAGCCCATGCGGGGGACGGTTTCGATGTAGACAGGGGACTCGGCATTGTCTCCCAGCACGCTCCGCAGGTGGCGGACGGCATTGTTGAGTCCCTGATCGGAATCGACATGGGTCTCGCCCCACAGATGGTCGGCCAACTCCTCGCGGGTGGCCAGGCGTCCGGGACGCTGCAGCAAAAAGGCCAACATCTTGGCCGGCTGCCGTTGCAGCCGTAGCGGCCTGTCACGGCGCCTTAACTCAAGCGTATCCAGGTCGAACCGAAAGGCGCCGAAGCGGACGGTTCCGCTTCCATCTTCCCTTTCCATGCTCCCAGCCTAGCCCCCCGGCCTCTTGGACGGCAACCGCCCTGATTGGTGCAAAGCCGCCTCCCTGCCCCAACTCCCCGCCAACTCGTGATTATGCAGATGGATTAACCTCCGCCGCATCACTGACTTACCAGCTTAGGTCGGCTCCAGCGAAAGAGTAGGTCCTCTCCATTGAGTTTTCCGTCCAGGAGAACGACACTCGAAGTCTAATTTTAGAGGAGAAACGATATGCCCCATCAGAACCGAAGACAATTCGCCACTACCGTTATTGCTGGAACTGCCGGGTTGACTGCCTTGTCCTCGGCGCATCTCATGGCCCAGGACCTGTCAGATACTCTTGACCGCTTTTTCCAGGCCGTCCGCCGCGGCGATGCCGAGAAAGTCGAAGCCTTCCTGGCCCAGGACGCCCGATTGGCTTTCGCCCGCCAAGACGGTGGACTCACGGCCTACGCGGCCGCGCTCAAGGCCCGCCACCCCGAGATCGGCCAGATCTTGCGTCGCCACGGATATCAGCCCGACCTGCACGAATCGGCTCTGGCGCTGGACTGGGAGCGCCTCGACCAACTGGCGCCGCAGGTTCCGGGACAGATCAACACAGACCACCCCATCGGCGGAACGGCCATGTACGCGGCGGCGCTGGGGGGCGCCGGCAGCGACCTGTGGCGCATCTACCGCTACAGCGGCGATCCGTCGCGCACCTTTCCCCCCAGCGGGTCGCCCCTGCAGGCCGCTCTCTGTCATCCCCACCTGCCCACGGCCGAGATGAGCGCCGCCACTCTGCTGGCCAACGGAGCCGACTCCAATCCTCTTGCGGAAGCGGTGCCCGCATCGGCGCAAGCGACGGAAACCGACGCTCAGGACTGGGTGTCGCGAAGCCGCAGGCTGGGCTGGACGCCGCTGCATATCGCCGCCTCCCGGGGCTCAACAGACCTGGTGGAAATGCTCATCCGCAAGGGAGCCGACCTCTCGGCCAAGGACGCCCAAGAGAGGACGCCTCTGGAACTGGCGGAAGCATCCGGCCAAGAAGGCGCTGCCCGGCTGTTACGGCAGGAAAAGAGCATTCATCGCGAACACTCCACTTCCCGGCGGGCCTACGACGTCAACGGACGGCCTTACCGGGCTCCCGACTTGAGCGCCTTTGCCGCCCTCAAGCGGGAGCAGACGGTGGGAGCCGCTCACCGCGACCTGGACGCCGTCCGCGCCACCGTGCAGCGACATCCCGACCTGGCCCATTCCGTGGCCACCACAACCGAGGGAGCGGTGGAAGCCGGCGCCCACATGGGACGCCACGATATGGTCGACTTCCTGCTGGAGAAAGGGGCGCCTTACTCCGTCGTCACCGCCGTCATGCGCAACGACGCTCCGCGCGTGAAGGAACTGCTGGAGGAAGACCCGCTGCGAATACACGAACGCGGCGCCCACGACTTCGCGTTGCTCTGGTACCCGGTCATCGGGCGCACCGGCCCCGACATGTTGGAAGAACTCCTGCGCCGGGGTGCCGACGTCGAGCAGCAAAACCACCTGGGCACCACGGCCCTCCACTTCGCCGCCGCCCGCGACCAGGCCGACATGGCCCAACTGCTCATCGAGCACGGCGCCGACATCAACCGCCGCGGCCGCAAATTCCGCCCCGCCGGCCACACCCCTCTCGACCTGGCCGGCGAGTCCGTCTCCAAACTCCTCCGCGCCCGCGGCGCCAAGACCAGCGAGGAGCAGGGCTAGAGTTGCGAAGCCCTCCATAGCCTCGGCGAAGGAGGGCCGCAAGGATGCTCCTCCCACCTGGCCAAGGATCATCGTGCAGACGACCATGGGAAGCCGCCCTCTGGAGGCGGTCCCACCCGGTCAAGGACCGTGCTGCAGGCGACCTGGGAAACCGCCTCCTGGGGGCAGTTCCACCCGGTCAAGGACCATGGTGCAGGCCTGGTGGGAGGCGCATCCTTGCGGCGATGGAGGCAGTGTTCAACAAGACTGGCTGGTCCAGAATGCAAACTTGGGTTACACTTAGCGGGCATCGGGGGGAAGGAGTTCTCATGTGCCTTAAGGCGTTGCTCACTATCCTTGCTTTGACCCTCCTCAACCCGACATTCCCAGCCCCTTCGACCCTGCAGGAAGAAGCCAAAGCCAACCCCCTGGAATCCCTCAGTGCCCTTATCGGCAACTGGAATGCTCCGGCCGAAGCCCTGGAAACGCGCCCAGGATTGAAGGTGCGTTGGACCATGTCTCATGAATGGGGCCCCCGCCGCCACCTCATCCGCATCTACGAGGCCCGTCACCACACCGATCCCGACAAGACCGTCCTGGAGGGCTTCATCTTCTGGGACCCGCGCGACGAGCGCCTGCGCTTCGTCGGCTACAACGCCCCTCAGCGCTTCCTTTTCGAGGGCCACTACGAGGCCCAGAGACCCGACGTGATCGTACGCATCTACGACGTCCACTACCCCGAGGGTTTCCCCCACATTCCCAGCCCCGAACTGCCGGGCCTCACCCGCACCTTCCGCGAAACCCTGCGCTTCCCCGATCCCGACACCATGGAACAGCTCATCGACATTAAGATCGACAACACCTGGCACCCCTGGGGCAACCGCGCCGAACCCTTCATCCACCACCGCGACAAGGACTGAGCGGGGTGCGGGCTTAGTGAGACGAGCGCCTTTGACCGTCTTACTCTTCCAGTGCAAACAACCTCGGTTGGTGGGTGGATTGGTCGGGGGGGACGGGGTAGGACTCGTCGAAACAGGCGGAGCAGAAGTTTCCGTTGGCTTGGACGGAGCGGCGGAGGCCCTCCAGGGAGAGGTATTCGAGGGAATCGGCGGAGACGTGGTCGCGGATCTCTTCGACGGACTTGTTGGCGGCGATGAGTTCCTTTTTGGTGGGGGTGTCGATGCCGTAGTGGCAGGGAGAGACGGTGGGCGGGGAGCTGATGCGGAAGTGGACTTCGGCGGCGCCGGCGCCGCGCACCATCTCGACGATCTTGCGCGAGGTGGTGCCGCGCACGATGGAATCGTCGATGAGGATGACCCGCTTGCCCTCCAGCAACTCGGGGACGGGATTGAGCTTGACCTTGACGCCGAAGTTGCGGATGGACTGCTTGGGCTCGATGAAAGTGCGTCCCACGTAGTGATTGCGGATCAGGGCCATGTGCAGCGGAATGCCCGATTCCTGCGAGTAGCCGATGGCCGCCGTCACGCCCGAGTCGGGAACGGGGACCACGATGTCGGCGGGAACAGGGGCTTCGCGGGCCAGTTGGCGTCCCATCTCGTGGCGGCTGATGTGGACGCTGCGTCCGAAGACGCGGCTGTCAGGACGCGCGAAGTAGACGTGCTCGAAGATACAGTGAGCCCGGCGCCCGGCGGGGGGCAGGTGGTATGAGGAGGTCTGCTGGCCGTAGATGAGCAGGATCTCGCCCGGCTCGACGTCGCGTACGTAGCCGGCGCCGATGAGGTCGAAGGCGGACGTCTCAGAAGCCACCACCCAACTGCCCTCCAGCCTGCCCAGCGCCAGCGGACGGAAGCCCAGCGGGTCGCGAGCGGCGTAGATGCATTGGGGCGTCAGCAGCACCAGCGAAAAAGCCCCCCGCATCAGCGCCAGCACGTCGCGCAGCGCCTCGGTCAGATCCTGCTTGGGCGAGCGCGCCAGCAGGTGCTGGATGACCTCGGTGTCGCTGGTGGAGTTGAAGATGGCGCCCTCCGACTCCAGGCTGCGGCGCAGCTTGTCGGTGTGCAGCAAATTGCCGTTGTGGGCCAAGGCCAAGGGTCCGCGCCAGGAATCGGTGAGGATGGGCTGGGCGTTGGCCAGGTTGCTGGCTCCTGCGGTGGAATAACGCACGTGCCCGATGGCCGAACGTCCCGGCAGCGACTCGATGATCTGGGGCGTGAAGACATCGAAGACCTTGCCCATGCCGCGGTAGGGGTAGAGGTCGGACTCGTGGGCCGATACGATGCCCGCCGACTCCTGTCCCCGGTGCTGTTGGGCCAACAGTCCGAGATAGGCGTGGTTGGCGGCTTCGGAATGGTCGGCGATGGCGAAAACGCCGCACTCGTCGTGGAACTTGTCGTCCATATCCGGTCGGGTCAATTGCAGTCGGGTCAATGCTTGAAAAGGGACGGAAAATGCCCGTCCCAAGCGCTGCGCAGGTCCTCTACCGAGAGATCCAGGCAGACGCTTTGATTGTAGCGGAAACGCAGACGCCGCCCCCCCACTTTGCCGAGACGCTGGGCGGGAAGGCCGTCCAGATCGCCTAGGAACTCCTCTTCGCGCAGCGGACTCAGGCTGACCAGCAGGCGCGAGGGCGTTTCGCTGAAAAGAAAGTGGTCGCAGCGCAGCTCGCCGTCCACCCCGGCTTCGAGGCCCAGCCCGTGCTTGAAGCAGCACTCGGCCATGGCAGCGGCCAGTCCGCCTTCGGAGAGGTCGTGGACGGACTGCAGAAGTCCGCGCGCGGCCCAGTCCAGCACCCGCTTGAGCAAGTGCGCCTCGGCCCCCAGGTCAAGCTGGGGACAAGGTCCCGCCAGCGGCTGTCCCTGGCACTCCAGGTAAATCGATCCGCCCAGCTCGGCGCGGGTCTCGCCCAGCAGGTAAACCACATCGCCCTCGGCCAGGAAGTGGGACTCGCGCACCTGGCTCAGGTCCTCGATCTTTCCCAGCATTCCGATGACGGGCGTGGGGAAGATGCCTTCTCCCCGGGTTTCGTTGTAGAAGCTGACGTTGCCGCCGGTGATGGGGGTGGAAAAGACACTGCAGGCTTCGCCGATACCGGCCACCACCTCGGCGAACTGCCACATGATGCCCGGATTCTCCGGGTTGCCGAAGTTGAGGCAGTTGGTGGCCGCCAGCGGACGCGCCCCCGATGCCACCACGTTGCGGCACGACTCGGCCACCGCCAGCCGCGCCCCCATGCGCGGCTCCAGGTAGCAGAAGCGCGGATTGCCGTCCAGACTCAGGGCCAGTCCGCCCCGCGTCCCCTTGAGGCGCAGGACGGAGGCATCGGACCCCGGCATGATCACCGTGTCGGTGCGGATGACGTGGTCGTACTGGCGGTAGACCCAGCGCCGGCTGCAAAGGTGCTCGGACGACATCATGCGCGTCAGCACCTCGCCGCAGTCCTCAGGCTGGGACAAGCCGAGCCGGCGCCAGTCGGGCAGTTCGTCCAGGTAAGAAGGACGCTGCATCGGACGCCGGTAAAGAGGCGCTTCGTCGGTGAGTCCGCGGTTGGGCAGCTCGGCCACCCGGTCGCCGTCGTTGTCGACCAGCAGTTTAGGCGTCTCGATGACTTCGCCCACCACCACCGCGTCCAGGTCCCAGCGGCGGAAGATCTCGAGTACGCGGTCTTCGCTGCCTTTCTCAACCACCAGAAGCATGCGCTCCTGCGACTCCGAAAGCATGATCTCGTAGGGCGTCATGCCCTTCTCGCGCTGGGGCACCCTGGACAGGTCGACCCGAACGCCCTGCCCTGCGCGCGAGGCCATTTCGGTGGTGGAGCAGGTCAGTCCGGCCGCCCCCATGTCCTGGATGCCGATGACCAGCCCGCTTTCCATGGCCTCCAGGCAGGCTTCCAGCAGCAGCTTCTCCATCAGCGGATCCCCCACCTGCACGGTGGGACGCTTGGCTTCCGAGTCCTCCGAGAACTCCTCCGAGGCCATGGTGGCGCCGTGGATGCCGTCGCGTCCCGTCTTGGCGCCCACGTAGATGACGGGATTGCCGGGCCCCGAGGCGGTTCCGCGGAAGATGCGGTCGGCCTTGGCGATGCCCAAGCAAAAAACGTTGACGATGGGGTTAGCTCCGTAACGGTCCTGAAAATAGATCTCGCCTCCCACCGTGGGGATGCCCATGCAGTTGCCGTAGCCGGCGATTCCGGCCACCACGCCTTCCATGGTGAGCTGGTTGCGGGGACGGTCGAGGGGTCCGAAGTGGAGCGAGTTCATGCAGGCCACCGGACGCGCCCCCATGGTGAAGACGTCGCGGATGATGCCCCCCACCCCGGTGGCCGCTCCCTGATAGGGCTCGATGTATGAAGGATGGTTGTGGGACTCGATCTTGAAGACGGCCGCCAGGCCGTCTCCGACATCCACCACCCCGGCGTTTTCGCCCGGCCCCTCGATGACCTGCGGACCTTCGGTGGGAAGCGTTTTGAGGTGGACGCGCGAACTCTTGTAGCTGCAGTGTTCAGACCACATTACCGAGAAGATCCCCAGCTCGGTCATGTTGGGCTCGCGGCCCAGCATCTCCACGATGCGGTCGAATTCTTCGGAGGTCAGTCCGTGACCTTCGATAACCTCGGTGCTGATGGGCACTTGTGCTTCTCCCCGACCTCGAGCCCGGCTCCCGCGGATGAAAGGAACTCAACCAAGGACGCCATAGGACTCGGGATTTCAAGATGATTCAGGCCGAACGCAGCCGCCCCGCCAATGAGTCCACCAAAGACTGAAAGATGAACCGTCCGTCAGCGCTTTCCAACACCTCTTCAGCGGCCCGCTCGGGATGGGGCATGAGCGCCATTACGTTGCCCCGCTCGTTGAGGATGCCGGCGATGTTGCCCGCCGATCCGTTGGGATTGCTGTCTTCCCCCACTCGTCCCTGGGCGTCGGCGTAGCGGAAGAGCACCTGGCGCTTGGCCTCCAGCCTTGCCAGCTCTTCGTCGCTGACGAAGAAGTTGCCTTCGTTGTGAGCGATGGGCATGCGCAGCAACTGACCTTCCCGGCAGGCGCTGGTGAAGGGCGTGTCGGTGCGTTCCACCCGGCAGTAAACGTGCTCGCAGACGAACTTCAGTTCGCGGTTGCGCAGCATGGTTCCGGGCAGCAGGCCGGCTTCCTGCAAGATCTGCATGCCGTTGCAGATGCCCATCACGATGCCTCCCCCCTGGGCGTGCCGCTGGACGGCGTCCATGATGGGCGAGAACTTGGCGATGGCGCCGCAGCGCAGGTAGTCTCCGTGGGCGAATCCTCCGGGCAGGACGACCACGTCGCAACCCCTCAGGTCGCGTTCCTGATGCCACAGATAGACGGCCTCCTGGCCCATGACTTCAGACAGCACGTGATGGGTGTCGTGGTCGCTATTGGTGCCGGGAAAGACGACAACGCCGAATTTCACTGGATCTCCTCGATGCGGAAACTTTCGATGACCGGGTTGGAGAGGACCTTGCGGGCGATCTCTTCGGCCTGTTGCCGCACCTTGTCAGGATCGGAGGCGTCCTGGAACTCGAGCTCAAAGTACTTGCCCTGGCGGACCTCCCGCACGCCCCGGTAGGACATCTGCGACAGAGCCCGCTTGATGGTGGCTCCCTGCGGGTCGAGGACGCCTTCTTTGAGGGTGACGACAACTTTGGCTTTCATTCGGCGGGTCCTCGCTCAATAGAGGTTGACGTGATCGATAACCCCGATGACGGCGGCGTCGACAGGAACGTAGAATTGCCCCAACACGTGCATGGCGGCGAATCCGTCCTGCACCAGCAAAACCTGGTCCCCGATTCCGGCGTCGGCCCCGTCGATGGCCAGCACGGCCTCGCCCCAGTCCTCTCCGGAGAGGGCAAGCGGCTGCACCACCAGCAGCTTCTGGCCGTGAAAGAAGTCTTTCTTGTGGGTCGAAACCATCTCGTCCACGACCTTGCCGATGACCATTGTCACTCGCCTCCCTGACGCTTGAAGTTGTAGCGGTCGAGGATGCCCACGATGGAGGCGTCGGAGGGAACCGGTTGTGGGTGCCAGGGGAAGGCGCCTTCCTTGCCGCGGGCGTAGAAGACTTCTTCGCCTATGCCTGCGCCCACCGAGTCGAGGGCCACGAAGGGTTTGCCGAACTCGCGTCCGTGGCGGTCGATGGAACGGATCAGGAGGATCTTCTTGCCCTCCAGGGTCTCGTTCTTGACGCTTGAGACCACGGTGCCGACGACCCGAGCCATCTTCATGAGCCGCCCCCTTCGGAAGCGGTCCCCACCTTGTCGGGACTCAGCTTGAGGTCGACGGTGTCGACGATGCCCACGATGGCGGTGTCGACGGGATGGTCTTTTAAATCGGCGGCGAAACGCGACGAGCTGCCGCCCACCGTGATGACGATTTCGCCGGCTCCGGCGCCCACTGTGTCGACACACACCTGATAGCCCTTGGACTCGTCGGGCTCGAGGGTTTCGGGGTCGAGGACCTGCACGATCAGCAGCTTGCGTCCGCGCAGCTTTTCGTCTTTACGGGTGGCGACAATAGTACCTGCGACTCGACCGAGGATCATGGCGGGGTTTCCCGGTGGCTAGCCCTTGAGGGCGATGGGCAAGCGTTCGTCGAGGTCGCCGTGCGGCCTGGGGATGACGTGTACGCTGACCAGTTCGCCGACTCGGCGGGCGGCTGCGGCTCCGGCGTCGGTGGCCGCCTTGACGGCCGCGACGTCGCCGCGGACGATGGCCGTGACCAGTCCGCTGCCGATCTTCTCATAGCCCACCAATTCGACCTTGGCTGCCTTGACCATGGCGTCGGCCGCCTCGATCATGGCCACCAACCCCTTGGTTTCCACCATTCCCAAAGCTTCCATCGACTCTGCCATCTATTCCCTTCCCTCCGGAAGTGTTGCGCCTAGTTGGACGACAACCGCTCCGCCACCTGACGGACGGCGGTTTCAATCAAGTCTTCCAGTTCGCTGCGCGAGAGATGAACGGATTGATCGCTGTCGTCGGACGTAATGGCGCAGCCTAAGTCGGAATCAGCGCCACTTATACCATATTTCGAACGCAGGTCAAACAGGCGGTCCACCTGTTCCCGCTTGAGCAAAGACTGGCGTCCCAGCACCTTGGTCAAGATGGCGATCTTGGCGTAGTGCTCCAGAATCTCCATGCGGAAAAAAGCCTGCTCCAAGTCGTGCCCCAAGGTCAGGGCCCCGTGGTTGGAAAGCAGGATGGCGTCGTGCTTTTCCACCAGCCCCTCCAGGCTCTCGGCCAGCTCGGCGGTGGAGGGGGTGCCGTAAGGGGCCACGGGGACGCATCCCAGCGTCACCACCACCTCGGCCATCAGCGCCTCGGTGAGCGGAATGCCGGCCACGGCGTGAGCCGTGGCGTAGACGGGATGACCGTGGCAAACCGCCTTGACGTCGGGACGGCGGCGGTAGACCACTGAGTGCATGAGGATCTCCGAGGACACTTTGCGGCGTCCGCCCACCTGCTTGCCCTGCAGATCGGTGTAGACCAGGTCGTCGGGCTGCATGAAGCCCTTGCACATGCCTGTAGGCGTGGCCAGCAGCCGGTCGCCCAGGCGAATCGAGAGATTGCCTTCGTTGGCCGCGATCAGGTCCTTGTCGTACATGCGGCGGCCGATCTCGCAGATCAGTTCCCGCTCCTCACGGTCCTGCATGGCTTCAAATATAGCAAAGCCGCGCGACGTGCTCATTTGAACCTGTGACGGGTGAGGGATACAATCCGCAGGGTATGGCGACTGAACCACGCATTGCCGTTTTCGTCGATTTCGAGAACCTGGCCCTGGGCGTCCGCGACATGAACTGGGGCGACTTCCAGGTGGAGATGGTGCTGCGGCGCCTGCTCGAGAAAGGCCGCATCGTCTTCAAGCGTTCCTACTGCGACTGGCGGCGCTACCGCTCGGCCCAGAGGGAATTCCACAAGCAGGGCATCGAGATGGTCGACATCCCCCAGTCCAAGATGAGCGGCAAGAACAGCGCCGACATCCACATGGTGGTCGACGCCATGGACCTCTGCTACTCCAAGCAGCACATCGATATCTTCGCGCTGCTCTCGGGAGACAGCGATTTTTCGCCCCTGGTGGCCAAGCTGAAGGAAAACGACAAGCGCGTCATCGGCTGCGGCGTCAAGAGCTCCACTTCAGACCTGCTGGTCAACAACTGCGACGAATTCATCTTCTACGACGACCTGGTCAGCGCCTCCAAGGTCACGCGCCGCAAGCCCAAAAAGGGCGCCCGCAAGATGTCGCCCAAGAAGCAGGAGGCGCTGGACAAGCTCATGGAGATCTCGCGCAATCTTGAAGCCGACTACGATCCGCTGTGGGGATCGGTCATCAAGCAGGCCCTGCGCCGCGTCTATCCGGGCTTCACCGAGCGGCAGTACGGCTACCGCACCTTCTCGGAGCTGCTCAAGGACGCCGAAACCAACGAAGACATCTCGCTGGAATACGACCAGAGCCGCGGCAACTACAAAGTCCGCCTGGAGGAGTAGGACCACCCTGGCGACCGGGCGGTCGAACTCGCCAAGTCCAATCCCAATTCGCAGTTAAAAGAGTTTCGATTGGCCCGGTTTCAAAGGGTCGAGGCCGAAGTGTTGGTAGGCGCGGCGGGTGGCTACCCGGCCGCGGGGGGTGCGGTCGAGGAATCCGATCTGCATCAGGTAGGGCTCGTAGATTTCCTCGATGGCGTCTTTCTCTTCGCTGACGGCCGCCGAGATGGTGCCCAGCCCCACCGGGCCGCCGCCGAATTTCTCGATGATGGTGAGAAGGATCTTGCGGTCGGTTTCGTCGAATCCGTAGCGGTCGACGTTCATCATCTTGAGGGCTTCGCCCGCCACCTCGGCGTCGATGCTGCCCTGGGCTTTGACCTGGGCGTAATCGCGCACGCGGCGCAGCAGGCGGTTGGCGATGCGGGGCGTGCCGCGGCTGCGGCGGGCGATCTCGCCGGCCCCTTGGGCATCCACCTCCACGCCCAGGATGCCCGCCGAGCGGCGCACGATGGCTTTCAGGCTGTCCTCCTCATAGAAATCGACCCGCTGGGTGATTCCGAAGCGTCCCCGCAGAGGCGCCGTGAGGAGTCCGGTGCGGGTGGTGGCCCCCACCAGGGTGAAGGGCGGAATGTCGATCTTGATGGAGCGGGCCCCCGGCCCTTCGCCGATGATGATGTCAATCTGGAAGTCCTCCATGGCCGGGTAGAGGATCTCTTCGATGGCCGGCTGCAGGCGGTGGATTTCGTCGATGAAGAGGACGTCGTTTTCTTCCAGATTGGTGAGGATGGCGGCCAGGTCTCCCCGCTTTTCGATGGTGGGTCCGGCGGTGGAGCGGACGTTGACGCCCAGTTCGTTGGCGATGATCTGGGCCAGAGTGGTCTTGCCCAGTCCCGGCGGGCCGAAGAGCAGGACGTGATCCATGGCCTCCTCGCGCTGCATGGCCGCCTTGATGGCGATGGCCATGTTGTTCTTGAGCTGCTCCTGGCCAATGAACTCGCGCAGAAAACGGGGACGAATGCTGTTCTCGAAACTGCTCTCGTCCTCTCGCTGACGAGCGGCGTCGATAATGCGTGTTTCTTCGTCCATGGGCTCCGCGGCAATCCGCCGCCACCATTGTAGTCTATTGAAGGTCGTCCCCGTCCGCCGCCCCTGTTATCCGCGCAGAGCAGCCCGCAGCAGGACTTCGAACTCTTCCGCCTCGGTATCCTTGTTGGCTTTGCCCACCCGTTTTTCGGCCTCGCTGCGGCTGTAGCCGAGATTGACCAGGGCCGATACGACGTCGTCGGCAGCCGTTCCCGAGGCGAGCGCCGGCGGCGAGTCCTCAGAGGACTGCCAGGCCGCCATCTTGTCGCGCATCTCCAATAGAAGGCGCTCGG
Coding sequences within it:
- a CDS encoding ankyrin repeat domain-containing protein; this encodes MAQDLSDTLDRFFQAVRRGDAEKVEAFLAQDARLAFARQDGGLTAYAAALKARHPEIGQILRRHGYQPDLHESALALDWERLDQLAPQVPGQINTDHPIGGTAMYAAALGGAGSDLWRIYRYSGDPSRTFPPSGSPLQAALCHPHLPTAEMSAATLLANGADSNPLAEAVPASAQATETDAQDWVSRSRRLGWTPLHIAASRGSTDLVEMLIRKGADLSAKDAQERTPLELAEASGQEGAARLLRQEKSIHREHSTSRRAYDVNGRPYRAPDLSAFAALKREQTVGAAHRDLDAVRATVQRHPDLAHSVATTTEGAVEAGAHMGRHDMVDFLLEKGAPYSVVTAVMRNDAPRVKELLEEDPLRIHERGAHDFALLWYPVIGRTGPDMLEELLRRGADVEQQNHLGTTALHFAAARDQADMAQLLIEHGADINRRGRKFRPAGHTPLDLAGESVSKLLRARGAKTSEEQG
- the purF gene encoding amidophosphoribosyltransferase; its protein translation is MTRPDMDDKFHDECGVFAIADHSEAANHAYLGLLAQQHRGQESAGIVSAHESDLYPYRGMGKVFDVFTPQIIESLPGRSAIGHVRYSTAGASNLANAQPILTDSWRGPLALAHNGNLLHTDKLRRSLESEGAIFNSTSDTEVIQHLLARSPKQDLTEALRDVLALMRGAFSLVLLTPQCIYAARDPLGFRPLALGRLEGSWVVASETSAFDLIGAGYVRDVEPGEILLIYGQQTSSYHLPPAGRRAHCIFEHVYFARPDSRVFGRSVHISRHEMGRQLAREAPVPADIVVPVPDSGVTAAIGYSQESGIPLHMALIRNHYVGRTFIEPKQSIRNFGVKVKLNPVPELLEGKRVILIDDSIVRGTTSRKIVEMVRGAGAAEVHFRISSPPTVSPCHYGIDTPTKKELIAANKSVEEIRDHVSADSLEYLSLEGLRRSVQANGNFCSACFDESYPVPPDQSTHQPRLFALEE
- the purL gene encoding phosphoribosylformylglycinamidine synthase subunit PurL, with protein sequence MPISTEVIEGHGLTSEEFDRIVEMLGREPNMTELGIFSVMWSEHCSYKSSRVHLKTLPTEGPQVIEGPGENAGVVDVGDGLAAVFKIESHNHPSYIEPYQGAATGVGGIIRDVFTMGARPVACMNSLHFGPLDRPRNQLTMEGVVAGIAGYGNCMGIPTVGGEIYFQDRYGANPIVNVFCLGIAKADRIFRGTASGPGNPVIYVGAKTGRDGIHGATMASEEFSEDSEAKRPTVQVGDPLMEKLLLEACLEAMESGLVIGIQDMGAAGLTCSTTEMASRAGQGVRVDLSRVPQREKGMTPYEIMLSESQERMLLVVEKGSEDRVLEIFRRWDLDAVVVGEVIETPKLLVDNDGDRVAELPNRGLTDEAPLYRRPMQRPSYLDELPDWRRLGLSQPEDCGEVLTRMMSSEHLCSRRWVYRQYDHVIRTDTVIMPGSDASVLRLKGTRGGLALSLDGNPRFCYLEPRMGARLAVAESCRNVVASGARPLAATNCLNFGNPENPGIMWQFAEVVAGIGEACSVFSTPITGGNVSFYNETRGEGIFPTPVIGMLGKIEDLSQVRESHFLAEGDVVYLLGETRAELGGSIYLECQGQPLAGPCPQLDLGAEAHLLKRVLDWAARGLLQSVHDLSEGGLAAAMAECCFKHGLGLEAGVDGELRCDHFLFSETPSRLLVSLSPLREEEFLGDLDGLPAQRLGKVGGRRLRFRYNQSVCLDLSVEDLRSAWDGHFPSLFKH
- the purQ gene encoding phosphoribosylformylglycinamidine synthase subunit PurQ, with the protein product MKFGVVVFPGTNSDHDTHHVLSEVMGQEAVYLWHQERDLRGCDVVVLPGGFAHGDYLRCGAIAKFSPIMDAVQRHAQGGGIVMGICNGMQILQEAGLLPGTMLRNRELKFVCEHVYCRVERTDTPFTSACREGQLLRMPIAHNEGNFFVSDEELARLEAKRQVLFRYADAQGRVGEDSNPNGSAGNIAGILNERGNVMALMPHPERAAEEVLESADGRFIFQSLVDSLAGRLRSA
- the purS gene encoding phosphoribosylformylglycinamidine synthase subunit PurS encodes the protein MKAKVVVTLKEGVLDPQGATIKRALSQMSYRGVREVRQGKYFELEFQDASDPDKVRQQAEEIARKVLSNPVIESFRIEEIQ
- a CDS encoding EutN/CcmL family microcompartment protein; amino-acid sequence: MVIGKVVDEMVSTHKKDFFHGQKLLVVQPLALSGEDWGEAVLAIDGADAGIGDQVLLVQDGFAAMHVLGQFYVPVDAAVIGVIDHVNLY
- a CDS encoding EutN/CcmL family microcompartment protein encodes the protein MKMARVVGTVVSSVKNETLEGKKILLIRSIDRHGREFGKPFVALDSVGAGIGEEVFYARGKEGAFPWHPQPVPSDASIVGILDRYNFKRQGGE
- a CDS encoding EutN/CcmL family microcompartment protein; this encodes MILGRVAGTIVATRKDEKLRGRKLLIVQVLDPETLEPDESKGYQVCVDTVGAGAGEIVITVGGSSSRFAADLKDHPVDTAIVGIVDTVDLKLSPDKVGTASEGGGS
- the eutM gene encoding ethanolamine utilization microcompartment protein EutM; its protein translation is MEALGMVETKGLVAMIEAADAMVKAAKVELVGYEKIGSGLVTAIVRGDVAAVKAATDAGAAAARRVGELVSVHVIPRPHGDLDERLPIALKG
- a CDS encoding class II aldolase/adducin family protein; its protein translation is MQDREERELICEIGRRMYDKDLIAANEGNLSIRLGDRLLATPTGMCKGFMQPDDLVYTDLQGKQVGGRRKVSSEILMHSVVYRRRPDVKAVCHGHPVYATAHAVAGIPLTEALMAEVVVTLGCVPVAPYGTPSTAELAESLEGLVEKHDAILLSNHGALTLGHDLEQAFFRMEILEHYAKIAILTKVLGRQSLLKREQVDRLFDLRSKYGISGADSDLGCAITSDDSDQSVHLSRSELEDLIETAVRQVAERLSSN
- a CDS encoding NYN domain-containing protein — encoded protein: MATEPRIAVFVDFENLALGVRDMNWGDFQVEMVLRRLLEKGRIVFKRSYCDWRRYRSAQREFHKQGIEMVDIPQSKMSGKNSADIHMVVDAMDLCYSKQHIDIFALLSGDSDFSPLVAKLKENDKRVIGCGVKSSTSDLLVNNCDEFIFYDDLVSASKVTRRKPKKGARKMSPKKQEALDKLMEISRNLEADYDPLWGSVIKQALRRVYPGFTERQYGYRTFSELLKDAETNEDISLEYDQSRGNYKVRLEE